Below is a genomic region from Dyella jiangningensis.
GCACCCGACAATTCCAGGCCCTGCATCTTGCCGCCGGTGCCGTTTTCCGGACGCGTGAATGCGCCGATGGGGCTGGTGGGCGTGAGCGTCGGGTTGTCGTTGACATAACCGGCCTGCTCGAAATTGAAGTCGAGCACGGTCTTGTTGTAGATGTAGTTGAGCAGGTTCTTGCCGAACACCGCGGCTGCCACGTAGCTCGACTGGCCGAAGTATTTTTCCCACGACACGTCGACGCCGACCGCAACATAGGGCTTCAACTGCGGGTTGCCGCCGCTGCCCGACCACAGCACCTGGCCGGCCGCCGGACCGGACGTCACCTCCGACACGCTCGCCGAGCTGGCCACCTTCTCGTCGTCGATACGACCGCGCGCCATGGTCTTGGCAAAACCGAAGCGCAGGTACTGGCGGTTGCCGAGATCGGCGATCAGGTTGAGGCTGGGCAGTACGTTGTTGTAGGTGGTGCCGCCGGTGAGCGTGCCCACCAGTTTGTCGCCGTTGGTCTGGTACGCATCGGACGACTGGTCGGTGTGCACGAACTGCACGCCGACGTTGCCGCGCAGCGGCACATCGCCCAGCGCGGTGTCGATGTTGAACTTCACGTAGCCGACCGGCACCTTCTCCTCGATCGAGTAGTTGCGGCTCCAGTCCGACTGGCCGTTGCGCTGCGTGAGGTAGAACTGGTTCGACAACGCGGCGAGCACGTTGTAGTTGAGAATGCCGCCGAGGCCGCCATAACCCAGGTCGGTCGGGCCGTGCAGGTAAGCCGGATTCACCGGCACGCCCATCGCGTGGTCGTAGGAACCCGAATCCGAACCGTTGCCGTTGAGCCATGCGAAATAGACGTCCGCCGCCTTGGTCTTCTTGCGGTCGGAGTAATCCACGCCCAGGTCGAACGTGCTGAAGATCCAGCCGACCGGATGCGAGATCTGCAAACGGATCGCCTTGATGGTGTCCTTCTGCTTGTCGAACTCCTCACGGCCGTTGTAGCCGTAGTTGTCCGGATCGGTGAACACCACCGAAGCCGGATCGGAGAGGCTCGCGTCCGTCCTGAAGTTCGGGAAGCCGAAGTTGATCGGCGTGGCGTAGTTCACGGTGGTGGTGGCGCCATTGGCGAGACCGGTGAACAGGTACGCGTCGTGCAGGTTCACCTTGGCCGTCGAGTACGAGAGGTCGGCCATGCCTTGCCAGCCGCTGCCGAAGTCGTACTGGTTGTTCCAGCCCACCGAGAACAGCTTGTCGTGTTCCTTGTTGTAGTCGTTCTGCAGGATCGGCGCGATGTTGGCCATGGTGCCGGTCGTGACGACGGGATACGGCTGCGACGGCACGTAGCCCACATTGCTGTAGACGGCAGGGCCTGCGTTGTCATACGGACCGCTCGCCCACTGCGCACCGTTGGTGAACTTCTTCTCGTTGAACGTGGAGTAGTACATGTCCAGCGTGGAGTGGTACGAGTCGTTCGGCGCCCACTCCAGCACGGCCATCAGGCCGCTGCGCAGCTGGCTCTGCGACTGCGCACGCAGCTGCATGCCCTGCTGCGAGAGCACACCATCCGGCATGCCGGGCGAATGCGGGCCACCCCATGCGTCCTCGATGCTGCCCGGGCCGTTGTCGATGCTCCACCACCAGGCCTGGTACTGCTTCTCCTGGATGGGCGAGTCGAGCTGCGCGAAGCCCACGGCAAGACCCAGCGTGTGGTCGAAGAACTGGTCGATGTACGAGAAGCTGACACGGTGCCCTGTGTCGCCCACGCCACTGCCCGGGTTCTGCGTGCCGTTGGTGTTGTACTCGCCGCGGATGTTCGCGGCGATCGCGCGGTTGGGCAGGTCCAGCGGCTTGATGGTGTGCAGGTCGACCGTGCCGGAAAGGCCCTGGCCGATCAGGCTGGCGTCGGGCGTCTTGTACACCACCGCGCCGGTCATCAACTCAGCCGGATACTGGTCGTATTCCACGCCGCGGTTTTCGCCGACGGTGGCCTGCTCGCGGCCGTTGAGCGTCGTGCCGGCGAAGTCGGGCGAGAGGCCGCGAATGGAGATGAGGTTCGCCTTGCCGTCCGCACGCTGCGTGGCCAGGCCCGGCAGGCGGGAGAGGCTTTCGGCAATGCTCGCGTCCGGCAGCTTGCCGATGTCTTCGGCAGAGATCGCTTCGACGATGTCGTCCGCGTTCTCCTTGGCCTTCAGCGAATTCTGGATGCTCGCCGCGATGCCGGTGACCACGACGGCGTCGAGGTTCTTCGCGGTGTCTTCCGATCGCTTGGATGCCGGGGTCGCCTGCTGGTTCTTGGCGGCCTGCGTGCTGCTGGCGGGCGGCGTGGTCTGCTGCTGGTTGGTGGTGGTCGGGTTCTGTGCGTCCTGCGCGTGGGCCATGCCCATCGTGCTGAGTGCGAACAGTGCGGCACAGGCGACGGACAGCGGACGACGGCGGCCAAGATCGGAACGCACGATCCGCATCGGCGGTAAGCAACGGTAGCTCATTCCCTTCCCCGTATTGTTGGTATTGGAAGCTGCGCCCCCGCGCAGCTGGGCACGGAACGCAAGAACTTGCGCCGGCCGATGGACGGCCAGCTCAAGGTCGTCGGTTCCTGAGTGCAGGCGAAGAATGATCGAGAGAAATTGTTGCGTCATCATGCGACGCAGCATCTTTCATGGACACCATTCACGATGATGAAGAGGCGTCGACAACCTGCGTCACGTATTGAATGGCGTGCGACGCCCTACTTCGTCGCACGCGCCATGCACGCGGAGAGCATGGGCGCGGCATTCGGACCCGCCAGCGCATCGTAAAGGTCGCCACGCTCACCCTTGGTCCACCACGTGTAGCGACCAGCCATGTACTTCACGCCCGAGGCTGCCACGGTATCGACGAACAATAGCCGCTTGTTGCCGACGGTGAGTATCGCGAAGCTCTGCCCATCGCGCTGGTTGAAGTAGGACACCTGCAGCGACTTGCCGCCCTGGCATTGATAGTCGCGCGCCGAACTGCCGTCCACCGGAATGGGCTGGAGATACTGCGTTTCGGCCAGCGCCGCCGCAGGCGGCAGCGCCGTCAACCCGAATACCGCGATGCGCAGCAGTGGGCGAAGACATGGACGCATGGGTCACCTCACCTCGTCGTAGACATATTCATGCTGGCCATCGCGCAGGGTGAGCTTGCGGCTGTCCGCCGTGCCCGACACCACGAACTCGAAGCCGTCCGCCCCGGGCGAGATGGACACGAAGGACAGCGAACCATCGTCGTTCTTCCGCGAGGCCATCTCGCTATGCCACGCGCCGAAGTCGAACACCGTGGACTTGCCGTCGTGCGTGACCTGGATGCTGCCCACCGCCGGATTGCGATAGCTGGCGGCGAGCCTGGAGGATGCCGCAGCGTCCGCGGGCACGGTAAGGCGTTTGCGCTCCGCGGCGACTTCCGCCTTCAGGCGCTTTACGCCGGCATCGATATCGCCCTGCGCCAACGGCCTGCCATCGAACAGCACTTCGAGCAAGCGCCGCTGGAACGGACCGCGAATGGATGCGCCGGCATCCGCATTGGTGAGGATCACCGCGCCCACGCCCTGCTGTGGCAGCCAGAGCATGTCGGAATGGAAACCGGCGAGATCACCGCCGTGATGCACCACCGGCACGCCCCAGGTGTTGTCGACGATCAGGCCCATGCCATAGGTCGCGGTAGTGCCCAACGCCACATTGGGCTTGCGGCGTTCCAGCAGCGCTGCCTCGGAGACGTAGCGCGAACCATCCGGCAACAGGCCGCCGGCCAATTCCATTTGCACGTAGTGCAGCATGTCGGTGACCGCGCTCCACGCCGCACCCGCGGGCCGGGCCGGACGGATGGAATCATTGATGCCCATCCCGGCCACGGCCGTATGGCCGTCCACATCCAGTCCGTGCGGCGTGGCGTGGTTGCCGAGCAAGGCGCGGTCGTAGTCGAAGGTCGTCTGCTTCATGCCCAGGGGGTCGAACACCTGCTTCTGCATGGCCAGGTCATAGGCCGCGCCCAGCTCCATGTCGGGGTAGAGCACATGCGCGCCCATGTAGCCGGCGGCCGCGGCCATCAGGTTGGAGTACTGGAACAATTCGCCGAACCTGCTGGTCGGCTGCATGCCGGCCAGCGACTTCATCACCGTTTCCGGCGTGGCGTTGCGGCTGTTGAGCACCCATTCCATGTCCTGCCGCGGCATGCCGGTGCAGGCGCAGATCAGATGGCGGATCAACACCTGCTTCGTGGTGTCGGCATCGCCCAGCTTGAACGAGGGCATCACCTGCACCACCGGCGTATCCCAATCGAACTTCTTCTGGTCCACCAGCCTGGCGAGCATCAAGGTGGTCAGCGCCTTGGTGTTGGAGGCGATCATGAACAGGGTGTCGCCATCGATCGGTTCGGGCCTGCCGATTTCACGCACGCCCAGCCCGCCGACGTACACCACCTTGCCGTGATCGATCAGGCCCAGTGCGATCCCAGGGACGTCGTAGGCCTTGCGTGCGCTGTCCACGAAGTTCTTCAGCGTATCGATGCGTTCGGCATCCAGCGGATGCGCCTTCTTTCCCGCGAAGCTTTCGCGCTTGTAGCCCTTGGGCAGCAGCCGGTCCGAAATCGCGCGCAACTGCGAGCTGCGTTTTTCGCCCACTGACATGGCCACGTCGTAGATCAGCACGGTGAATTGCTTGGCGTGCCGGTAGGCAATGGCAAAGACCGAGCGCTTGTCGTTGGCCGACGTCTCATAGTCATAGACGCGTACCTGGTCCCAGTTGTCGCGTGGCGCGCTGTCGGTAGCGACCTGCAGCGGCCAGGTCTTCGCTGGCGTATACGCCTTCCATGCTTGCGCGACGGCGGCATCCGCATCGGCCGCCTGCACATCCACCAACACGACCTGCGAACCTGATTCGGGCGGTTCGAGGGTGACCTTGTTGCCGCTGGCGTGCATCGCCCAGTCGGAAGGCACGACGAATTGCGTACCGGCCGACGTGGTCTTCGGCGTGTCCGCCTTGACCGCGGCATTGGGGGCGGGCATGGCTGCCACTGTCGGCATGACCCACAGGATCAGGCCAAGGCATACGAGACATCGCAGCAACATGGAGCACCTCGCGGATAGAGGAAACGCTCGACTGTCGACTGCGCACACGAACCAGAACCGCTCGCGGCGAAGCCGGTAACGCTGGTGGTCAAGGGAGTCTACACGTGTCGGGAAGAGTTGCCAGTGCGTCTGCCGTGATGCCGCGGGTGACGGAAACGTTGCAGCGTCTGCTGCCGTCATCCGCTCAAGCGGGCTCGACGCGCCTCACTCGAAGCAACCCGCCGCGCTTCTTTCGGATACGCCAGAGCACGACCACGGCGACGATGGCGCACACGAGGCGCAGCAGATTGTTGATCCATCCCCAGCCGTTGCTTGCACTCGACAGATCGAACACGCTCCACGCCGCATTGAGCGAGCAGTGGAATACCAGGCCGCTCCACAGCGTGTATCCATCCAGCGCATCGAGCACGGCGAAGACCATGCCACCCAGGCATGTCATGCAGAACACGGTGAGCGCCTGGTCGCTGCCACGCATGACGAGTCCATGGATCGCGCCGAAGCACAACGCCTGGACCATGCACGCCAGCACCGCTGGCCAATGCAGCCCGCGACGCGGAAAGATGAAGCCGAAGCCGCGGAACACCAGCTCTTCGGCGAACGGAAACAGCAACGCGGTGAACAGCAGTCCGCGCAGATCCAGATCCGCGGATATCGAGCCGGCGATGGCGCTGCTGATCCAGAACGGCAACGTGCTCAACAGCACGAGGCAAGGCGCGCGCCATCCGGGCGAAGCCAGGCCAAGCAGGCGTGCAACCGGAATCCGGACCGCCGCGGGCCTGAGCGCAAGCGCTGCCAGCACGGCAAGCAACACCGCCAGCAGGTTATCCATGCTCGAACCCGCGTAGGAAGACAGCGGCAGGCCCGGAATCCTGACGCCGAGGCTCGCGGCGATATCGCGCACGGACAGCGCCGCGACCAACACCAGTACCACCAGACATCCTCTTCCTGCAGCCAGAAAACGATTCCGCTGGGGCATGTTCCCTACTCTCTGCAGGTGGGCTTGCCGCCCTCGGCGACGCCTCACCTTAGCATTGCCTTAGCTCCCGATGACGCAGCTTGCTGCCATGTAACTGGAACCGTGGCGATCGAAATTTTTTTCAGTACGCATTAAGCGCGGCAAGCCGAGCATCAGCGCCGAACCCACGGAGGTAAGTGTCATGAGCAAGCGCGTGATGGGCAGTCGAGTACTGATGGGCCTGGCAGTCGCCGCGATGGTGGCGGCGCCCATGGTCGCCTCGGCCCATGATGGCTGGGGGCGCGATAACGGTTACCACCGCGGCTGGGATCGCGGCGGCTACGGATATCACGACCGTGATGGCTGGCGCCGCGACTACGGGCATCACGACGGTCACTGGAGCGGCGGCAGGTGGATCGCCGGTGCAGTGGTCGCCGGCGCGGTGATCGGCCTGGTGCAGAGCGCGATGGCGCCGGCGCCGACCTACTACGCACAGCAGCCGACGGTGGTCTACCAGGATCCGCCGGTGGTCTATCGCCAGCCGCGCACCGTGGTGTACGAGCAGCCCAGGACGGTGGTCTATGAAGAGGCGCCGGTGCAGCCCGGCACGGTCGTCTACGGCTCGGCCTACGGTGACGACGACGGCAATTGATCCGCGCCGTTGCGCAGTGGCCTGAAGGAAAAGCCCGGCATTCGCCGGGCTTTTCTGCTTGAGCGGGCTTGCGGCAAAGCAGGCAGCGCTCAGGTGCCGCGGGGCTTGGCGCGATGCGTCGGCGCCGCGGTCCAGGGATCGTCCGGCCACGGGTGGCGCGGATAGCGGCCTTTCAGTTCCTTCTTCACCTCGGGATAGGTGCGTTCCCAGAAGCCCTTGAGGTCCTGCGTGACCTGGATGGGGCGGCCGGCCGGCGACAGCAGGTGCAAGGTCACCGGGATGCGCCCGTTGGCAATGCGCGGCGTATCCGCGAGGCCGAACAGTTCCTGCAACTTCACCGCCAGCACCGGCGGTTCGCCTTCGGCATAGTCCAGCCGGCGATTCATGCCGCTGGGTACGGTAAGGCTTTCGGGCACCTGGGCATCGAGCTGCCGCCGTTGCTCGTAGTCGAACAGGCTGCCCAGCGCCTGCGAGAGTTCGTCGGCGCCCAGTGCGCCCAGGCTGCGCTTGCCGTTGAGATAGGGGGCCAGCCAGTCATCGAGCGTGTCCAGCAGGGCGGCATCGGAAACATCGGGCAGGCCGAGCTCCGGCATCCACGCACGGAGTGCCTGCATGCGTGCGCGCAGGCGATGGGCATGCTCGCTCCATGGCAGCACATCGATACCCTTCGCGCGAACCGCGGCAAGCAGCGCCGGCAAGGCATCCTCGGGTTTCACCGGCACGCTGCGGCGATCGAGCACGATCGCGGCGTAGCGTTGTTCCTCGAAGGCTTCGACGGCCTGGCGTTCCTCATTCCAGCGCAGCACGCGCTCGCGCCGGAACTGCGCGGGATAGTCGCGTTCCAGCACGCGCGGATCGATGGGCGCGGCGGCGAGGATCAGGCTGTCGCGCGCCTCGAAGCGCAGGTCCAGCGCCACCAGCCAGGGTTCGCCGTGCAACGCGGTGCTCTCGTGCAGGCGCGCGCCACGACCGTTGGCCAGGGTGTAGCGCAGCGGGTTGCCATCGTCGCGACGCGCGACGCGATCGGGAAAGGCATGCAGCAGCAGGTCGCCCACCGCATGGCTGTCGGGCACGCCGCTGGCCGCGCTGCGTACGTCGAGGCGGCGACGCCAACCCTTGCTCGCCTGCTCGATCGCCGCGAGCGCACCCGCATCGGCGCCGGTGCGCGCGCCGGCCGTGTGGCGATCGCGCCAGGCATGCAGCGCGTTGACGCGCGCGCGGAAGTCGTCGGTGCGCGCCTGCTCGCCGCGTAGCGGCGAGCGCGCTTCCATCAGTGCGAGCAGGTCCGCGACCAGCGCGCGCAGCTCCGTTGCCGCACGCAGCGCCGCCGCGCCAAGGCGCGGCGTGGCGCCCAGTTCCAGCATCTCGCGGCCGAGCGCCGTGATGCGCCCATCGGTCGCGAGCGCGCCGAGTTGCGTGAGCAGGTCCCGCCCCTGCGCCAGTGCGCCGGCTGGCGGTGCATCCAGCCAGGGAAGCTCGACGCCGCTGCCGGCAGTGATGCCCCACGCGGCGAGCTCGAGCGCAAGACCGGACAGCTCGGCCTGCACGATTTCCGCGGTGCGCGATGGATCGAGCCGCCTGCTCTGCGGCCACAGCCGGTACGCGGTGCCTTCAGCCACGCGGCCGGCACGGCCGGCGCGCTGGTCGGCGGAGGCCTGCGAGATGTTCACCGTTTCCAGCCGCGTGAAGCCGGAGTGGGGATCGAAGCGCGGCTCGCGCGCGAGTCCGCTGTCCACCACCGAACGAATGCCCGGCAACGTCACGCTGGACTCGGCGACGTTGGTGGCGAGCACGACGCGCCGCGTGCCCGGCTCGGCTGGACTCAGTGCCGTCTGCTGCTCGGCCAGCGAAAGCTCGCCATGCAGCGCGACGACCTCGATCTCTCCCCTCTCCCTTTGGGAGA
It encodes:
- a CDS encoding CPBP family intramembrane glutamic endopeptidase, encoding MVLVLVAALSVRDIAASLGVRIPGLPLSSYAGSSMDNLLAVLLAVLAALALRPAAVRIPVARLLGLASPGWRAPCLVLLSTLPFWISSAIAGSISADLDLRGLLFTALLFPFAEELVFRGFGFIFPRRGLHWPAVLACMVQALCFGAIHGLVMRGSDQALTVFCMTCLGGMVFAVLDALDGYTLWSGLVFHCSLNAAWSVFDLSSASNGWGWINNLLRLVCAIVAVVVLWRIRKKRGGLLRVRRVEPA
- a CDS encoding serine hydrolase domain-containing protein, with amino-acid sequence MLLRCLVCLGLILWVMPTVAAMPAPNAAVKADTPKTTSAGTQFVVPSDWAMHASGNKVTLEPPESGSQVVLVDVQAADADAAVAQAWKAYTPAKTWPLQVATDSAPRDNWDQVRVYDYETSANDKRSVFAIAYRHAKQFTVLIYDVAMSVGEKRSSQLRAISDRLLPKGYKRESFAGKKAHPLDAERIDTLKNFVDSARKAYDVPGIALGLIDHGKVVYVGGLGVREIGRPEPIDGDTLFMIASNTKALTTLMLARLVDQKKFDWDTPVVQVMPSFKLGDADTTKQVLIRHLICACTGMPRQDMEWVLNSRNATPETVMKSLAGMQPTSRFGELFQYSNLMAAAAGYMGAHVLYPDMELGAAYDLAMQKQVFDPLGMKQTTFDYDRALLGNHATPHGLDVDGHTAVAGMGINDSIRPARPAGAAWSAVTDMLHYVQMELAGGLLPDGSRYVSEAALLERRKPNVALGTTATYGMGLIVDNTWGVPVVHHGGDLAGFHSDMLWLPQQGVGAVILTNADAGASIRGPFQRRLLEVLFDGRPLAQGDIDAGVKRLKAEVAAERKRLTVPADAAASSRLAASYRNPAVGSIQVTHDGKSTVFDFGAWHSEMASRKNDDGSLSFVSISPGADGFEFVVSGTADSRKLTLRDGQHEYVYDEVR
- a CDS encoding TonB-dependent receptor, with protein sequence MRIVRSDLGRRRPLSVACAALFALSTMGMAHAQDAQNPTTTNQQQTTPPASSTQAAKNQQATPASKRSEDTAKNLDAVVVTGIAASIQNSLKAKENADDIVEAISAEDIGKLPDASIAESLSRLPGLATQRADGKANLISIRGLSPDFAGTTLNGREQATVGENRGVEYDQYPAELMTGAVVYKTPDASLIGQGLSGTVDLHTIKPLDLPNRAIAANIRGEYNTNGTQNPGSGVGDTGHRVSFSYIDQFFDHTLGLAVGFAQLDSPIQEKQYQAWWWSIDNGPGSIEDAWGGPHSPGMPDGVLSQQGMQLRAQSQSQLRSGLMAVLEWAPNDSYHSTLDMYYSTFNEKKFTNGAQWASGPYDNAGPAVYSNVGYVPSQPYPVVTTGTMANIAPILQNDYNKEHDKLFSVGWNNQYDFGSGWQGMADLSYSTAKVNLHDAYLFTGLANGATTTVNYATPINFGFPNFRTDASLSDPASVVFTDPDNYGYNGREEFDKQKDTIKAIRLQISHPVGWIFSTFDLGVDYSDRKKTKAADVYFAWLNGNGSDSGSYDHAMGVPVNPAYLHGPTDLGYGGLGGILNYNVLAALSNQFYLTQRNGQSDWSRNYSIEEKVPVGYVKFNIDTALGDVPLRGNVGVQFVHTDQSSDAYQTNGDKLVGTLTGGTTYNNVLPSLNLIADLGNRQYLRFGFAKTMARGRIDDEKVASSASVSEVTSGPAAGQVLWSGSGGNPQLKPYVAVGVDVSWEKYFGQSSYVAAAVFGKNLLNYIYNKTVLDFNFEQAGYVNDNPTLTPTSPIGAFTRPENGTGGKMQGLELSGAIEGGLINPALEGFGAQANFSLTNSSIPVSSISSVPGGPATLPGLSRKVANLALYYEKYGWSVRIAERYRSSYTGEAIALFDQLGYIQILPELVTDFQAGYAFPDDGKWKGLSVLFQVSNLNNEAAKTRQISGLPNNVEVGRPLDYNTWGRTVLLGLNYKL
- a CDS encoding MliC family protein; translated protein: MRPCLRPLLRIAVFGLTALPPAAALAETQYLQPIPVDGSSARDYQCQGGKSLQVSYFNQRDGQSFAILTVGNKRLLFVDTVAASGVKYMAGRYTWWTKGERGDLYDALAGPNAAPMLSACMARATK
- the hrpB gene encoding ATP-dependent helicase HrpB, yielding MSALPSFPITPLLPEIRASLAAHPRLVLEAPPGAGKTTQVPLALLDQPWLGDGKILMLEPRRIAARAAAQFMAQQRGEEVGHTVGYRIRFEARVGKATRVEVVTEGILTRLIQDDPELTGIGAILFDEFHERHLAGDLGAALALDVQGTLRPDLRIVVMSATLDGERIAQWLDAPRISSPGRSFPVKVAYPPARVQESTEHHLARVVRVALQENDGDVLAFLPGRREIARTQSILEAPLDHPPLPLGEGLGERVRSERSASVSPNPHPRPLSQRERGEIEVVALHGELSLAEQQTALSPAEPGTRRVVLATNVAESSVTLPGIRSVVDSGLAREPRFDPHSGFTRLETVNISQASADQRAGRAGRVAEGTAYRLWPQSRRLDPSRTAEIVQAELSGLALELAAWGITAGSGVELPWLDAPPAGALAQGRDLLTQLGALATDGRITALGREMLELGATPRLGAAALRAATELRALVADLLALMEARSPLRGEQARTDDFRARVNALHAWRDRHTAGARTGADAGALAAIEQASKGWRRRLDVRSAASGVPDSHAVGDLLLHAFPDRVARRDDGNPLRYTLANGRGARLHESTALHGEPWLVALDLRFEARDSLILAAAPIDPRVLERDYPAQFRRERVLRWNEERQAVEAFEEQRYAAIVLDRRSVPVKPEDALPALLAAVRAKGIDVLPWSEHAHRLRARMQALRAWMPELGLPDVSDAALLDTLDDWLAPYLNGKRSLGALGADELSQALGSLFDYEQRRQLDAQVPESLTVPSGMNRRLDYAEGEPPVLAVKLQELFGLADTPRIANGRIPVTLHLLSPAGRPIQVTQDLKGFWERTYPEVKKELKGRYPRHPWPDDPWTAAPTHRAKPRGT